The Candidatus Thermoplasmatota archaeon genomic interval GGGTTCGTGCCGCAGGATATTCTAGCTATATGCCGATAGACTTATACTATAGGAAAGTATAGTAGATACCGTGATCGACGAGAAGGCCGCCAAGCTGCTGCTGGCTCTTGAGAGGGGCACACAGAGGTTTGGAGCACTCCAGGAGGACGTTCCGAACCCAAGGACCTTGAGTTCGAAGCTGAAAGCCCTGATCCGATTGGGCCTCGTGGAGAAAAAAGGAGGGCTCTACCGCCTCAATGATAGAGGTGAGAAGGCCCTCTTTCATGTCAGGGAGCTCCAAGAAATCGTCAGCCCGCTACCGCCGATATCCGTGGAGAAGATTCCCCATCAAGCCTTCAGACCCTACATCAGGCGATTCTGCGAGAAGCTCCTTGAAAGGTATGGAACCGACCTGATCGGATTGCTTCTCTTCGGCTCCGTTGCGAGGGGAGACTGGGACAAGGACAGCGACATAGACCTTCTCATCGTCCTGAAGAGGTTCGAGAAGTCGAAGAGAGCCACCTTGAGGGAGATCATCGAGCTGAGAAGAGAGCTGCGGGGAAGCGAGGAGTACAGGGATTCCGTCTCG includes:
- a CDS encoding nucleotidyltransferase domain-containing protein, whose amino-acid sequence is MIDEKAAKLLLALERGTQRFGALQEDVPNPRTLSSKLKALIRLGLVEKKGGLYRLNDRGEKALFHVRELQEIVSPLPPISVEKIPHQAFRPYIRRFCEKLLERYGTDLIGLLLFGSVARGDWDKDSDIDLLIVLKRFEKSKRATLREIIELRRELRGSEEYRDSVSMGYYPTVEAYPLEMEEARRFRRMYLDALTEGTVIFERESFLTELI